One genomic segment of Vibrio mimicus includes these proteins:
- a CDS encoding CheR family methyltransferase, which translates to MLAVNTQEFELTEKDFKFIQWFMHKTVGIYLPDSKRAMVYGRLSRQMRRKGLQRFKEFRELIENDEQERIHFINTLTTNKTEFFRESHHFDFIEKALVEEWRKERVGQLRFWSAGCSTGEEPYTLVSVLESAGVLDFCPDVKIWATDLDTAVLDKARLGIYPIELQSSIPTRYLRRSFVRGVKDQQGNMKIKHYLQRHIEFRQVNLIQDWPFREQMDLIFCRNVMIYFDRPTQEQLIERFHQQLKPGGVLMLGHSESVGRCSSLFHHLGHTIYVRQ; encoded by the coding sequence ATGCTGGCGGTCAATACACAAGAATTTGAGTTAACCGAAAAGGATTTCAAATTCATTCAGTGGTTTATGCATAAGACAGTAGGCATTTACCTACCGGACTCCAAGCGTGCCATGGTATATGGCCGCTTGAGTCGGCAGATGCGCCGTAAAGGATTACAGCGTTTTAAAGAGTTTCGTGAGCTGATTGAAAATGATGAGCAAGAACGTATTCACTTTATTAATACGCTAACCACCAATAAAACCGAGTTTTTCCGTGAGAGTCACCACTTTGATTTCATAGAAAAAGCCTTGGTGGAGGAGTGGCGTAAAGAGCGAGTTGGTCAGTTACGTTTTTGGTCAGCGGGATGCTCCACGGGGGAAGAGCCTTACACCCTCGTTTCAGTTCTTGAAAGTGCAGGAGTGTTGGACTTTTGCCCTGATGTGAAAATTTGGGCTACGGATTTGGATACGGCCGTGCTTGATAAAGCTCGTTTAGGGATTTACCCCATAGAATTGCAAAGTTCGATTCCTACTCGTTATTTACGTCGTAGCTTTGTGCGTGGAGTAAAGGATCAGCAAGGCAATATGAAAATTAAGCATTATTTGCAGCGTCATATTGAGTTTCGTCAGGTTAATTTGATCCAAGACTGGCCGTTTAGAGAGCAGATGGATTTGATCTTCTGCCGCAACGTGATGATTTATTTTGATCGGCCAACACAAGAGCAATTGATCGAGCGCTTTCATCAGCAACTTAAGCCGGGTGGGGTTTTGATGTTAGGACATTCGGAGAGTGTTGGGCGTTGTAGCTCTCTTTTTCATCATCTGGGGCATACCATTTATGTCAGACAGTAA
- the cheD gene encoding chemoreceptor glutamine deamidase CheD: MSDSKLATQHRLKQEEADGHYHRFNHPVDRRHWVKVMPGGVYATADHEIIHTGLGSCVSVCAWDSAAGVGGMNHFLLPFHSQFESQHWHPQALLSETSRYGCYAMELLINRLLALGAERERLRYKLFGGARLMGYQSLVGDKNVEFVLEYAKREKLDVIAQDLGGSEPRKLLFDPQTGQAWVKRISFNAARTIKNVEEQYQHNIGKQISSDNVELFE; this comes from the coding sequence ATGTCAGACAGTAAGCTTGCTACACAACACAGATTGAAACAGGAGGAGGCAGATGGCCATTATCATCGCTTCAATCACCCTGTCGATCGTCGGCATTGGGTGAAAGTGATGCCGGGTGGAGTGTATGCAACGGCGGATCACGAGATCATTCATACTGGATTAGGTTCTTGTGTGTCCGTATGTGCATGGGATAGTGCCGCAGGTGTGGGAGGAATGAACCATTTCTTACTGCCTTTCCATAGCCAGTTTGAAAGCCAACATTGGCATCCCCAAGCCTTGTTGTCTGAGACGTCACGCTACGGATGCTACGCCATGGAACTGTTGATTAACCGCTTGTTAGCACTTGGCGCAGAACGAGAAAGATTACGTTATAAGTTGTTTGGTGGTGCGCGTTTAATGGGGTACCAATCTCTAGTTGGGGACAAAAATGTTGAGTTTGTGCTTGAGTATGCCAAACGGGAAAAATTGGATGTGATTGCTCAGGATCTTGGTGGAAGTGAACCTAGGAAGCTGCTTTTTGATCCACAAACTGGCCAAGCTTGGGTCAAGCGGATTAGCTTTAATGCCGCCCGAACCATTAAGAATGTTGAAGAGCAGTACCAGCACAACATAGGTAAGCAAATCTCCTCTGACAATGTGGAGTTGTTTGAATGA
- a CDS encoding protein-glutamate methylesterase/protein-glutamine glutaminase: MKRIKVLIVDDSPVFRALLTQLIDSDPELEVVACAQDPFQARELIKLHKPDVVTLDVEMPKMNGVQFLKNLMRLHPLPVVMISTLTQHGAEATLSALELGAVDYFPKPSSDNPAEMLNYKTLVNEKIKMAAQANVGSTQNVAPTVSSSRLSGQVFTDFQLIAIGSSTGGTEAVKQVLSALPAGLPPIVMTQHISALFTPSLAKRLDESSAVHVQEVTQQSTALEIGCAYLAPGDKHIVIVKRSGKLYVELDDRPAVNRHKPSVDVMFDSVAQSVGSKALGIILTGMGQDGARGMLAMHQQGAITAAQDEQSSVVWGMPRVAIELGAASAVRPLGSMAAWIVEQLQKKSK; encoded by the coding sequence ATGAAAAGAATCAAAGTGTTGATTGTGGATGACTCACCAGTATTTCGAGCACTGTTAACGCAGCTTATCGATAGTGATCCGGAGCTGGAGGTAGTTGCGTGTGCGCAAGATCCTTTCCAAGCTCGTGAGCTGATCAAGCTTCATAAGCCTGATGTGGTGACCTTGGATGTCGAAATGCCCAAGATGAATGGCGTACAGTTTTTAAAAAATCTGATGCGCCTTCATCCTCTGCCTGTAGTGATGATCTCAACCTTAACTCAGCATGGCGCAGAAGCGACATTATCGGCACTGGAATTGGGCGCCGTAGATTACTTTCCTAAACCTTCTTCCGACAATCCGGCCGAAATGCTCAACTACAAAACGTTGGTGAATGAAAAAATAAAAATGGCGGCACAAGCGAATGTGGGCAGCACACAAAATGTGGCTCCTACCGTCTCGTCATCACGACTGTCTGGCCAAGTGTTCACTGATTTTCAGTTGATTGCGATTGGCTCATCAACAGGGGGAACGGAAGCCGTAAAACAGGTGCTATCTGCATTACCTGCAGGCCTGCCTCCGATCGTAATGACTCAGCATATCAGTGCACTTTTTACCCCGTCATTAGCCAAGAGACTTGATGAGAGTAGCGCAGTGCATGTTCAAGAAGTGACGCAGCAGAGCACCGCTTTAGAAATAGGGTGCGCTTACCTCGCACCTGGGGATAAACACATCGTCATTGTGAAACGTTCCGGCAAATTGTATGTCGAGTTAGACGATAGACCTGCGGTGAATCGGCATAAGCCTTCCGTCGATGTGATGTTTGATTCCGTTGCGCAAAGTGTTGGCAGTAAAGCGTTAGGCATTATTTTAACCGGCATGGGACAAGATGGCGCACGAGGGATGCTTGCGATGCATCAACAAGGTGCAATCACGGCGGCGCAAGATGAACAATCCAGTGTGGTATGGGGTATGCCCAGAGTGGCAATTGAGTTAGGTGCAGCTAGTGCAGTGAGGCCGTTAGGCTCAATGGCTGCGTGGATTGTTGAACAATTACAAAAGAAATCCAAATAA
- a CDS encoding methyl-accepting chemotaxis protein translates to MITRKHKITLILVGQILLLLVLIQFGVVWWHLLIAALCAALPWWMGLEPQASPKQVDAEQSTAEFSLSKEHKKVLSQLEEVLKENIQRISDPLAKQLQIVNASAETINHSFFSLQRVSEEQATISTQLVDNLLANQGSEFDLMQVLPRTDAIIQQFVQILVDISEKSISAVHSIHDMSQKLEIVFKLLRQVGGLSEQTNLLALNAAIEAARAGDAGRGFAVVAQEVRELSIKAGNLNSQIEKEMKIAQDTVTIANQTVGEMASFDMTQAIESKEKVDYMLRGVQQLSTGIEQEVTKLQLLGQQLTQQVRDGTRALQFTDIVSQQGEYALDSLKFLQEAAGLLKAVHSSARYNHQLIQNIEDLKERSQNRRDLAANQHSMDEGEVELF, encoded by the coding sequence ATGATAACCAGAAAACACAAGATTACGCTGATACTAGTTGGGCAAATTCTCTTACTTTTGGTGTTGATCCAGTTTGGGGTTGTCTGGTGGCATTTATTAATTGCAGCATTGTGTGCCGCTTTACCTTGGTGGATGGGGCTTGAACCCCAAGCCTCTCCTAAGCAGGTGGATGCTGAGCAGTCAACCGCAGAGTTTAGCCTCTCTAAAGAGCATAAAAAGGTACTCAGTCAGCTTGAAGAAGTGCTGAAAGAGAATATTCAGCGCATTTCAGATCCTTTGGCGAAACAACTGCAAATTGTTAACGCATCCGCAGAAACCATCAACCACAGCTTTTTTAGCTTGCAGCGCGTAAGTGAAGAGCAAGCCACGATCTCTACTCAGTTGGTGGATAACTTACTGGCTAACCAAGGCAGTGAGTTTGACCTAATGCAAGTGCTGCCAAGAACGGATGCCATCATCCAACAGTTTGTGCAGATCCTCGTGGATATTTCAGAGAAAAGTATCTCCGCAGTGCACAGTATCCATGATATGTCGCAGAAACTAGAGATCGTTTTTAAGTTGTTAAGACAGGTAGGAGGATTGTCTGAACAAACCAATTTACTGGCGCTGAATGCTGCGATTGAAGCTGCTCGTGCAGGGGATGCAGGGCGAGGTTTTGCTGTGGTGGCACAAGAGGTTCGTGAATTATCAATAAAAGCAGGCAACCTCAACAGCCAAATCGAAAAAGAGATGAAAATCGCTCAAGACACGGTAACTATTGCCAATCAAACGGTAGGGGAAATGGCCTCATTCGACATGACCCAAGCAATAGAATCCAAAGAAAAAGTGGATTACATGTTACGTGGAGTTCAGCAACTGAGTACGGGTATAGAACAAGAAGTAACGAAGCTGCAGCTCTTAGGGCAGCAACTCACCCAACAAGTTCGTGATGGCACGCGGGCTCTACAATTTACCGATATTGTTTCACAACAAGGAGAGTATGCGCTGGACTCACTTAAATTTCTTCAGGAAGCGGCAGGCTTATTAAAAGCGGTTCATTCAAGCGCACGCTATAACCACCAACTCATCCAAAACATCGAGGATTTGAAAGAGCGTTCACAGAATCGTCGAGATCTAGCGGCCAATCAGCACAGCATGGATGAAGGCGAAGTCGAGCTTTTTTAA
- a CDS encoding STAS domain-containing protein has translation MTIQTNIDSHNKHITISIEGAFCFNLVHDFRASYAKRHDHRFTIDLRKVDYIDSAGLGMLLNMQKYLEQADGMIRIVNILPQVRKILLISRFDKKFDIE, from the coding sequence ATGACCATTCAAACAAATATCGATAGTCATAACAAACACATCACCATTTCGATTGAAGGTGCATTTTGTTTCAACCTTGTGCACGATTTCCGAGCGAGTTATGCCAAGCGCCATGATCATCGTTTCACCATCGATTTGCGGAAAGTGGATTACATCGATAGCGCAGGGCTTGGCATGTTACTCAACATGCAGAAATACCTAGAGCAGGCCGATGGCATGATCCGAATTGTGAACATCCTGCCTCAAGTAAGGAAAATCTTATTGATATCTCGCTTTGATAAAAAGTTTGATATCGAGTAG
- a CDS encoding ATP-binding SpoIIE family protein phosphatase, with protein MIVDDHGTNRELCRFILAHIASHIDTFEHGQQALDALREMEDLPDVILMDVMMPIKDGFTTAKEIRQSFVKHHIPIIFLTVLDDRDSFQKCLALGDDFILKPVERSVLIAKVQAHYRIVKMHNEVMEQRDELRHFREQVQYDYAISESIFTNLMEEMCHQVEHIFGIHYISTPSTIFNGDLIVVANRPHGGVYVMIADATGHGLPAAISTIPATRTFFSTAQKGLSLGEMVVELNHSLERFLPMGMMLAASVFEVRANGFEISWWGGGLPEAYLLDHEGKVVSRLISNHMPLGVLPSSEFEADIQHFKLEPNQKLVCYTDGIIEAMNEKGEHFGQHRLEQVLTKAYSEALIPTLYDAVKKFSNRGKGDDLSILSMTFPITNSNPSNKGLPRVMLSCIPLQTELHFPADVLRKITLMNEVRRFLTGIVSGGEHLDLLCSVLSELFANAIEHGLLELDSSLKDTPDGFFEFYQLRDKRLKTLPDYHWLILKVNYQPEKQWLEIDLEHSGAGFDYEQRNTESSDDHNHGRGIILAQELCESLVYSNQGRRVTATYSFKSRDTFV; from the coding sequence ATGATTGTTGATGATCATGGAACGAACCGTGAACTGTGCCGCTTTATTTTGGCGCATATCGCATCGCACATCGATACTTTTGAACATGGGCAGCAAGCATTAGATGCACTGCGTGAAATGGAAGATTTACCCGATGTGATTTTGATGGATGTGATGATGCCGATTAAAGATGGCTTCACCACAGCCAAAGAGATTCGTCAGAGCTTTGTAAAGCATCACATCCCGATCATTTTTCTAACCGTATTGGACGATCGCGACTCCTTCCAAAAATGCTTGGCATTGGGGGATGACTTTATTCTCAAGCCAGTTGAGCGCAGTGTGTTGATTGCTAAAGTTCAAGCGCATTATCGAATTGTGAAAATGCACAATGAGGTGATGGAACAGCGGGATGAATTACGCCATTTTCGCGAACAGGTTCAATACGATTACGCCATTTCAGAGTCTATTTTCACCAACTTGATGGAGGAAATGTGCCATCAAGTGGAACATATTTTTGGTATTCATTACATCTCCACCCCATCGACCATTTTTAATGGGGATTTGATCGTGGTGGCTAATCGACCACATGGTGGGGTGTACGTGATGATTGCCGATGCCACGGGACATGGGTTACCCGCTGCAATCTCCACCATCCCAGCGACGCGTACTTTCTTTTCGACAGCGCAAAAAGGCTTATCACTGGGAGAAATGGTGGTGGAGCTGAACCACTCATTAGAACGTTTTCTCCCTATGGGTATGATGTTGGCCGCGAGTGTGTTTGAAGTACGAGCCAACGGCTTTGAGATTTCTTGGTGGGGAGGTGGCTTACCAGAAGCCTATCTGCTCGATCATGAAGGCAAAGTGGTTAGTCGTCTTATCTCTAATCACATGCCGCTTGGTGTACTACCTTCCAGTGAATTTGAAGCCGATATCCAACACTTCAAACTTGAGCCGAACCAAAAATTGGTGTGTTACACCGATGGTATTATTGAAGCGATGAACGAAAAAGGAGAGCACTTTGGCCAGCACCGGCTTGAGCAAGTACTGACTAAAGCCTATTCAGAGGCCTTGATCCCTACACTTTATGATGCAGTTAAAAAGTTCTCGAACCGAGGAAAGGGCGATGATCTTTCTATCTTGAGTATGACTTTTCCTATTACTAACAGTAACCCGAGCAACAAAGGGTTGCCGAGAGTGATGTTAAGCTGTATTCCGTTGCAGACCGAATTGCACTTTCCAGCCGATGTGTTACGCAAAATTACGTTAATGAATGAAGTTCGCCGCTTTTTGACCGGCATTGTGAGCGGTGGCGAACACCTTGATCTGCTCTGCTCTGTGCTCTCTGAGTTGTTTGCTAATGCCATCGAGCACGGTTTGCTAGAACTTGATTCCTCTTTAAAAGATACACCTGATGGCTTTTTTGAATTCTACCAACTTCGAGATAAGCGCTTAAAAACCCTACCGGATTACCACTGGCTTATTCTTAAAGTTAATTACCAACCCGAAAAACAGTGGCTAGAGATAGATTTAGAGCACAGTGGCGCTGGGTTTGACTATGAGCAGCGCAATACAGAGAGCAGTGATGATCATAATCACGGCCGAGGCATTATTTTGGCGCAAGAGCTGTGTGAATCTTTGGTGTATTCAAATCAAGGGCGCCGAGTTACGGCGACCTACTCTTTCAAATCTCGCGATACCTTCGTTTAA
- a CDS encoding BtpA/SgcQ family protein, with translation MNWTKQILKTDKPIIAMCHIRALPGDPGYDKAAGMKWVIEKAREDLHALQAGGVDSVMFSNEFSLPYLTKVKTETVAAMARIIGELMPEIEVPFGVNVLWDPVASMDLAQATGAKFVREIFTGVYASDFGVWDTNCGETIRHQYRIGADEVKTLFNIVPEAAQYLAHRDIASIAKTTVFNCKPDAVCVSGMTAGAATDTNMLTQVKQAIPNTLVFANTGVRVNTVREQLSIADGAVVGTTFKQEGDFNKFVDEHRVREFMSEVKRLRNQ, from the coding sequence ATGAACTGGACAAAGCAGATTTTAAAAACCGACAAACCGATCATTGCCATGTGTCACATCCGAGCCTTGCCGGGAGATCCTGGGTATGACAAAGCCGCTGGAATGAAATGGGTTATTGAAAAAGCTCGCGAAGATTTACATGCCCTGCAAGCAGGTGGTGTGGATTCCGTGATGTTTTCCAATGAATTTTCACTGCCTTATCTTACCAAAGTGAAAACGGAAACCGTGGCGGCGATGGCGCGCATCATTGGTGAATTGATGCCAGAAATCGAGGTGCCTTTTGGTGTCAACGTGTTGTGGGACCCTGTGGCTTCGATGGATTTGGCGCAAGCCACTGGGGCGAAATTTGTACGCGAAATCTTTACCGGCGTTTATGCCAGTGATTTCGGCGTATGGGACACCAATTGTGGTGAGACGATTCGTCACCAATACCGGATTGGGGCGGATGAAGTGAAAACCCTATTCAACATTGTTCCTGAAGCAGCGCAGTACCTCGCGCATCGAGACATCGCCAGCATTGCAAAAACCACCGTCTTTAACTGTAAGCCAGATGCGGTTTGCGTTTCAGGTATGACAGCCGGTGCCGCAACGGATACCAACATGCTAACCCAAGTTAAACAAGCCATTCCGAACACATTAGTGTTTGCCAATACTGGCGTGCGCGTTAATACCGTACGTGAACAGCTATCGATCGCTGATGGTGCGGTTGTGGGAACAACGTTCAAACAAGAGGGGGACTTCAACAAATTCGTGGATGAACACCGAGTTAGAGAGTTTATGTCAGAAGTGAAGCGTTTACGTAACCAATAA
- a CDS encoding autoinducer 2 ABC transporter substrate-binding protein codes for MKLSTTKVVVASLLAGCLSSVANAADKEFATVPKAVGLNWFNRMEEGVVRFGADTPGIATFQQGPSKFDAALQVQVIEDLIARKVDAINVVPFQAESLEPVLKKARAQGIVVVAHEASNLTNIDYDVEAFDNQAYGRFLMDQLAQGMNQEGQYAVFVGSLTSTTHMTWVNAAIDYQKATYPKMELVGGINESSDDIKNSYAKTRELLRTYPNLKGIQGSSALDVVGAGQAIEEAGLEDKVTVVGTSIVSYAGDLLKTGAIDVITAWDPAVAGYAMNKVASMVINGQPITDGMDLGVEGYNKITLDGKVIYGSAWIRVTKDNMSDYNF; via the coding sequence ATGAAACTGTCTACAACAAAAGTGGTAGTGGCATCGTTGCTTGCAGGATGCTTATCCAGTGTAGCGAACGCTGCCGACAAAGAGTTTGCCACGGTACCCAAAGCGGTGGGGCTAAACTGGTTTAACCGTATGGAAGAAGGGGTTGTACGCTTTGGTGCGGATACACCGGGAATCGCCACCTTTCAACAAGGTCCATCCAAGTTTGATGCAGCATTACAAGTGCAGGTGATTGAAGATCTGATTGCACGCAAAGTGGATGCGATCAACGTGGTGCCTTTTCAGGCGGAATCGCTTGAGCCTGTGCTGAAGAAAGCTCGCGCACAAGGCATTGTGGTGGTCGCGCATGAAGCATCCAACCTCACCAATATCGACTATGACGTAGAGGCGTTTGACAATCAGGCTTATGGCCGATTCTTGATGGATCAACTGGCGCAAGGCATGAATCAAGAAGGTCAATATGCGGTGTTTGTTGGCAGCCTCACTTCTACAACGCATATGACTTGGGTCAATGCGGCGATCGATTACCAAAAAGCGACCTACCCTAAAATGGAGTTAGTGGGTGGCATCAATGAAAGCAGTGACGACATCAAAAACTCCTACGCCAAAACGCGTGAGTTGCTAAGAACGTACCCGAACCTAAAAGGGATTCAAGGCTCCTCTGCGCTAGATGTGGTGGGAGCAGGCCAAGCCATTGAAGAAGCGGGATTGGAAGATAAAGTCACAGTCGTGGGAACCAGTATTGTTTCTTATGCTGGAGATCTGCTGAAAACGGGTGCTATCGATGTGATCACCGCTTGGGATCCGGCGGTTGCCGGTTATGCGATGAATAAAGTCGCTAGCATGGTGATTAATGGTCAACCGATCACGGATGGCATGGATCTCGGCGTTGAGGGTTACAACAAAATCACCTTGGATGGCAAAGTGATTTATGGCTCGGCTTGGATCCGTGTGACCAAAGACAATATGTCTGACTATAACTTCTAA
- a CDS encoding sugar ABC transporter ATP-binding protein — protein MQGLPLVQVKNVSKSFAGVRALNDVSFSIYPGERLTLVGENGSGKSTIIKIIAGVQPCDEGEILIAGHDYPALSPKEAISAGIQVIYQDFSLFPNLTVAENLAFNAHVASGDWRMDWKQTEQIAKQALERIGVEIPLDELAGNLSAADRQLIAIAKALLKNTSLIIMDEPTTALTKKEVKNLLWIIDELKAQGISTVFVSHKMEEVLTVSDRVVVLRNGELIMEKSIDELDRQAIVEAMSGVRLEETKAQAKPKTGVPALSVQGLALPPALVDASFDLYPGQVLGITGLLGSGRAELARALMGITPASAGTLRIEGQPVSIRSVAEALLHRIALVPEDRLSEGLFIDSSIGFNMMCRVLQDFESDQKLLNWGALKQKAQEWVATLKVKTTDCQLPVSSLSGGNQQKVVLAKWLAFNPRILILVGPTVGVDIRAKMEIIDKIHQLAEQGLSVIVITDDIPELLQVSNAVMVMTKGHSSEVVSIDDVDEQWVIRQLAFDGEEA, from the coding sequence ATGCAAGGCCTACCACTCGTTCAAGTGAAAAATGTCAGTAAAAGCTTTGCCGGTGTGCGGGCCTTAAATGACGTCTCATTCAGTATTTATCCAGGTGAGCGTCTGACTCTGGTCGGGGAAAATGGTTCAGGGAAGTCCACCATCATCAAAATCATCGCGGGAGTTCAGCCGTGTGATGAGGGGGAAATTCTGATCGCGGGGCATGATTACCCCGCGTTATCCCCTAAAGAAGCGATCAGCGCTGGTATCCAAGTGATTTACCAAGATTTCTCCCTTTTTCCTAATCTCACCGTGGCAGAAAACCTCGCGTTTAATGCTCATGTGGCATCCGGTGATTGGCGGATGGATTGGAAACAGACGGAACAGATTGCCAAACAAGCGTTAGAGCGGATCGGGGTGGAAATCCCACTCGATGAGTTAGCGGGTAACCTTTCCGCAGCGGATCGTCAATTGATTGCGATAGCCAAAGCTCTGCTCAAAAACACGTCATTGATCATCATGGATGAACCCACTACAGCACTGACCAAAAAAGAAGTGAAAAACCTTTTGTGGATCATCGATGAGTTGAAAGCCCAAGGTATTTCTACCGTGTTTGTGAGCCACAAAATGGAAGAGGTGTTAACGGTATCGGATCGAGTTGTTGTTCTGCGTAACGGCGAATTGATTATGGAAAAATCGATCGATGAATTGGATCGTCAAGCCATTGTAGAAGCCATGTCCGGTGTTCGCCTCGAAGAGACCAAAGCGCAAGCGAAACCCAAAACCGGTGTGCCAGCACTCTCAGTGCAAGGTTTAGCGCTGCCCCCAGCTTTAGTGGATGCTAGCTTTGATCTCTATCCTGGGCAGGTGTTGGGTATCACGGGCTTGCTTGGATCTGGGCGTGCTGAATTGGCTCGAGCCCTAATGGGCATTACTCCTGCCAGTGCGGGAACACTCCGCATCGAAGGCCAGCCGGTTAGCATTCGAAGCGTGGCAGAGGCTTTGCTGCACCGTATCGCGTTAGTACCGGAAGATCGCCTATCTGAAGGCTTATTCATCGATAGTTCGATTGGTTTCAACATGATGTGTCGAGTTTTGCAGGACTTTGAATCAGATCAGAAGTTACTGAATTGGGGAGCTCTGAAACAGAAAGCGCAAGAGTGGGTTGCGACATTAAAAGTCAAAACGACAGATTGCCAACTGCCCGTCAGTTCACTCTCTGGCGGTAATCAGCAAAAAGTGGTGTTAGCCAAATGGTTGGCTTTTAATCCCCGCATTTTGATTCTGGTCGGCCCAACGGTGGGAGTCGATATTCGCGCCAAAATGGAAATCATCGATAAGATTCATCAATTGGCCGAACAAGGGCTGAGTGTCATCGTGATTACGGATGATATTCCTGAGCTGCTGCAAGTTTCCAATGCCGTGATGGTTATGACCAAAGGCCACTCATCGGAAGTCGTATCGATTGATGATGTGGATGAACAGTGGGTTATCCGTCAGCTTGCTTTTGATGGAGAAGAAGCATGA
- a CDS encoding ABC transporter permease — translation MKAFLKSHEFIILSAIVLYSAMVAMINPGAFFTLSTLFDLLKGASIHGILALGVLLVILTGGVDLSFPAVGAFSSYVAILLFKSMGWSSLAGIFAVAIAIGILLGMLNGLLVHKLRAPAMIVTLGTSSVIYGTLLFAFGSTVIFSLPVALRKFSNAAVVSAESVAGTTSLHPVVLIWLTLAALCFFFLTYTLRGRFLYAAGGNYSVCERAGISMRGLQIMVFSAVGALSAIAAVAFSGLYRMASPITFLGEELDVIAAVVLGGTSIMGGRGTVLGTLLGVLLITLMKNSLILIGIPSEWQKFMVGVLLLIGVTGPILHERYKRNRAVKADAKKASLTLHMEER, via the coding sequence ATGAAAGCATTTTTAAAATCACATGAGTTCATCATTCTGTCGGCCATTGTGCTGTACAGCGCTATGGTTGCAATGATTAATCCGGGCGCTTTTTTTACCCTCTCGACCCTATTTGACCTTTTGAAAGGCGCCTCCATTCACGGCATTTTGGCCTTGGGAGTGCTGCTTGTGATCTTGACGGGGGGCGTTGATCTCTCATTCCCTGCGGTGGGGGCTTTTTCGAGCTATGTGGCGATTTTACTTTTTAAATCGATGGGCTGGTCATCTTTAGCGGGGATCTTTGCTGTCGCGATCGCGATCGGCATTTTGCTCGGCATGCTCAATGGGCTGTTGGTACACAAGCTGCGCGCGCCAGCTATGATTGTGACGCTGGGCACTTCCAGTGTGATTTACGGTACGTTGCTGTTTGCTTTTGGCAGTACCGTGATCTTCTCTCTTCCCGTTGCATTACGGAAATTCTCTAATGCGGCAGTCGTCTCTGCGGAATCGGTTGCGGGTACCACCTCGCTGCATCCCGTTGTGCTGATCTGGTTAACTCTAGCGGCACTGTGCTTCTTCTTTCTCACTTACACTTTACGCGGGCGCTTTTTGTATGCAGCAGGCGGCAACTACAGCGTATGTGAACGAGCAGGCATCTCTATGCGTGGGTTGCAAATCATGGTGTTCTCTGCTGTTGGAGCATTATCCGCCATTGCAGCGGTGGCTTTTAGCGGTCTGTATCGAATGGCATCCCCAATTACCTTTCTGGGTGAAGAGTTAGACGTCATTGCAGCGGTTGTTCTCGGAGGTACTTCAATCATGGGTGGGCGCGGAACCGTATTGGGAACATTACTCGGGGTTTTACTGATCACGCTGATGAAAAACAGCTTAATTTTGATTGGTATCCCTTCTGAATGGCAGAAGTTCATGGTGGGTGTACTCCTGTTGATCGGGGTGACGGGCCCAATACTCCACGAACGCTACAAACGAAACCGTGCGGTGAAAGCGGATGCGAAAAAAGCATCACTGACTTTGCACATGGAGGAAAGATAA